A DNA window from Daucus carota subsp. sativus chromosome 3, DH1 v3.0, whole genome shotgun sequence contains the following coding sequences:
- the LOC108211366 gene encoding MADS-box transcription factor 23 isoform X2: protein MGRGKIVIKKIDDSTSRQVTFSKRRKGLLKKAKELSILCDADVGVIIFSNTSKLYDFSSTSMKLVIDKYNKAKAEHYQSDNQVTEAKLWERETTVLRRQVQDLQGSHRQLMGEELSGLNTKDLQNLETQLEMSLHCVRMRKDQIFTDEIDELNVKVDQMHQENINLNKKVNH, encoded by the exons ATGGGGAGAGGGAAAATAGTGATAAAGAAGATTGATGATTCGACGAGCAGGCAAGTAACGTTTTCCAAGAGACGAAAGGGTTTGTTAAAGAAGGCCAAAGAGCTGTCCATTCTCTGTGATGCTGATGTTGGTGTCATCATCTTTTCCAACACCAGCAAGCTTTATGATTTCTCTAGCACCAG CATGAAGTTGGTGATCGATAAGTACAATAAAGCAAAGGCTGAACATTACCAGTCAGATAACCAAGTCACTGAGGCCAAG TTATGGGAAAGGGAGACAACAGTGCTAAGACGACAAGTACAGGACTTGCAAGGGAGTCACAG ACAACTGATGGGTGAGGAGCTTTCTGGTTTGAACACTAAAGATTTGCAAAACTTGGAGACTCAGCTTGAAATGAGCCTTCATTGTGTCCGCATGAGGAAG GATCAAATTTTTACGGATGAAATAGACGAACTCAATGTTAAG GTAGATCAGATGCATCAAGAAAACATCAACTTAAATAAGAAGGTAAACCATTAA